One genomic segment of Natrinema sp. HArc-T2 includes these proteins:
- a CDS encoding MFS transporter — translation MSTETELKQGIREHLGQFSLHVLLVFATGLTIGSERAVVPVLGRDVLGVESLFVIGSFVVSFGFVKGLLNLYAGKWGGEYGRKPVLVLGWVTALPIPVILIFAPSWGWITVGNILLGINQALTWSMAINAKIDLAGPEQRGLAVGIDEAFGYSGVAVGAWVTGIIAARTSLRPEPFYFLAVVVVLAFLISIFLIKETVQFAEVEVDDDDHHDANLPFGEVLKRATYGDKTLFAAAQAGHIEKFVDTLFWLAVPLYLTSQGLGIAAAGFVVGIHSAMYFFQIATGGLADRIGRRPPVVVGMFLTGAGVLGMVLVDGYLPWAVLSGVSGLGMALLYPNLMTVPGDAAHPTWRATGMGVYRMWRDSGYGVGAILIGLSMEFVNAEAAFYLTAALMFVSGTIVYIWMEETHPDFGTHEPPAPAPEQPGQTLPQD, via the coding sequence ATGAGCACGGAAACTGAACTCAAACAGGGCATCCGCGAGCATCTCGGACAGTTCTCGCTCCACGTCCTCCTGGTATTCGCCACCGGGCTGACCATCGGATCCGAACGCGCCGTTGTGCCTGTCCTCGGCCGTGACGTACTCGGCGTCGAGTCGCTGTTCGTCATCGGCTCGTTCGTTGTCTCGTTCGGCTTTGTCAAAGGACTCCTGAACCTCTACGCTGGCAAGTGGGGCGGTGAATACGGTCGCAAGCCCGTGCTCGTCCTCGGGTGGGTGACTGCACTGCCGATCCCGGTCATCCTCATCTTTGCGCCGAGCTGGGGCTGGATCACCGTCGGGAACATCCTGCTGGGTATCAACCAGGCGTTGACCTGGAGTATGGCGATCAACGCCAAGATTGACCTTGCAGGCCCCGAGCAACGAGGGTTAGCCGTGGGTATCGACGAGGCATTCGGATACAGTGGCGTCGCCGTCGGTGCCTGGGTCACGGGTATCATCGCTGCCCGAACGAGTCTCCGGCCTGAGCCGTTCTACTTCCTCGCTGTCGTCGTCGTGCTGGCGTTCCTGATCTCGATCTTCCTCATCAAGGAGACCGTCCAGTTCGCGGAGGTAGAAGTTGATGATGACGATCACCACGATGCGAACCTCCCATTCGGCGAGGTGCTAAAGCGGGCGACCTACGGCGACAAGACGCTGTTTGCCGCGGCACAAGCGGGCCACATCGAGAAGTTCGTCGATACACTGTTCTGGCTCGCTGTTCCACTGTATCTCACGAGTCAAGGCCTCGGAATCGCAGCGGCCGGGTTCGTTGTCGGCATCCATAGCGCGATGTACTTCTTCCAGATTGCAACCGGTGGACTCGCAGATCGGATCGGTCGCCGTCCGCCGGTCGTCGTCGGAATGTTCCTTACCGGTGCGGGCGTCCTCGGGATGGTACTTGTCGATGGGTATCTCCCGTGGGCCGTTCTCTCGGGTGTGTCCGGCCTCGGAATGGCGTTGCTCTACCCGAATCTGATGACGGTTCCGGGCGACGCAGCACACCCGACGTGGCGTGCGACTGGGATGGGTGTCTATCGGATGTGGCGTGACTCGGGCTACGGCGTCGGCGCAATCCTAATCGGGCTCTCAATGGAGTTCGTGAATGCCGAAGCTGCCTTCTATCTGACCGCTGCCCTGATGTTCGTCTCTGGGACGATCGTGTACATCTGGATGGAAGAGACCCACCCCGACTT